The nucleotide window GTAAATTCCGGGCGGCGGGATATTTCGTGCCAATCCCTGGCCCAGCAACAGTGATGGTCATACTGATCCATCACAACCATTTCCGCCTTTGACCTGTCAGGCAATGCCGCCATATAAGACCGGGTCACGTCGGGGCCAACGGCGTCATCCTGGCCGCCAGCAAAATGAAGCTGGGCGATATCGGCAACCTGAGGCGCAAAGCGGGCCGGATCAACAGAATCGGCAAGCGGTGTTAACCCGTCACGCTGCGCCCAATAGGCCAAATCGAGATTACCGGCCACAGTCACAATCCCGGCAACATCCTGGCGTTCGGCTGCCAGCAATACCGCCAGCGCCCCACCACCCGAATAACCAACCAGAACAAGATGGCGGGCACGAAAACGAGCTTTGAATTGGTCAATCGCCAAACTTATGCTGTGAATAATTTCTGGCGCATACCGCGCTGTGGTCCAGTATTTGCGGCTGCAATTTTCGCCCTTTTCCGGCATGGTATATTGGCACGGCCGTGCCAGATACACTACAGGCTGGGCTGCTATGCCCGTTAGGTGAATATCCTGCAACGCCATACGCAGGGCCACCGGGTCCGTCGGTGTTGGGTCCATTGCCGGGCGATAGGCCGTTACATAGGCCAGGCCATCCCCTTCCAGATAAACAAACAGGGTCTCGCCCTTTTGAACCGGTGACCAAGCGGCCGCAATATCAAACAGGCCAGCCTTTACAACCCCGGCCTGCCACCCGGCATCCGCCGCCAAGCGTGTCCGAACCTCGTGTCGGGCAGCTACATTGCTGCAGCCGGCCAATATCACCATTACGCCAAGCACCAGAATGGAGCGGATCAGCTTCACGCGAATTTCTCCTGCAGGGTGACACGCATATTGTTAATAACACTGTCCCAATCTCCAATGCGCGGCTGCCGGAACAGACGCACCGATGGGTACCACGGTGTATCGTCACGGTTTAGCAACCAGCGCCAATCGGGCACAAATGGCAGCATGACCCACGCCGGGCACCCTAACGCACCTGCAAGGTGAACCGGCGAACTATCAACCGAAAGTAGCAGATCAAGAACCTGAAATATCGCTGCGGTATCTTCAAAATCCTCGATCTCGTCTGACAGGCTGATCATTTTCATTCCCGCAGGCGGTTTTTTGGCGTCGTCGGCGCGCTCGCCTTTTTGCACAGACACAAATGTCACCCCGGCATCGCCAAGCGGGGCCAATTGGGCAAAAGACAGCGAACGATTGGCATCGTTCAAATGCGTTGGCCGCCCGGCCCATACCAGCCCGACCAGCGGACGGGGCACATCCTTTAGGCGGTTTTGCCATTTTTCCAGGCGTGCGGGATCGGTTTTCAGATAGGGGATTTCACCGGGCAAATCCTGCGGTTTCAGGCCCAAGGCCATTGGCAATGTCATCAAATGACAGTGCATGTCAAAGGGGGGTGGCAAGGCACCTTGCAGGATCACCTCGTCAATGCCTTCCATTCGCCGGGCAAAGCCTTGTTGCTCTTCGCGAATTTGCAATACGATACGGGCCTGACTGCGTTTTTTTGCCACCCCAATCAGACGAAGAAACTGAAAGGTATCACCAAAGCCCTGTTCATCATGCACCAACAGGGTTTTGTCGCGCAAAATCCGGCCATCCCACAACGGTTTTTGCACTTTGCGGTCCATATGCTGGGTATGTCCCAGACTATATCGGTATTTATATTCCCGCCAGCCCCGGCCAAATTCACCCAAAAGCAACAAAACTTCTGCCAGATCAAAGCGGATCTCCAAATTGCCGGGCACCTGTTCGACCAGCATTTCAAGAATGGGACGGGCTTCTTCCGCCTTGCCCTGGTGACGTAATGCCAGAACCAGCCAGCGCCAAACATGCAATGGCCCCGATTGCACCAGCATCTCGCGACACAGGGCTTCAACCGTCGCATATTCCTGTTTTTCCAGCGCGGTGCGGATTTTGTGTTCCATCGCGGAACCATCGGTGGCGGCAGGCATCGGCGTCATTGCTGTTCCATCTGTCATCAGGGCCCTGATCCAACGGCACAAACAATCATCACTATCTGCGTGCCAAGCAAGCCGAAATTAAATCACAAACCGCTGCTTTCTTTAACGGCTTCCAGTTCTGCCGAAAGATACAATGCTCTGGCGGGCCATTTCTGTTCTTTCTCACACCGTTGATAAGCGGCCAGATCTTCCAGATCAACCTGTTGAAAATAGGCGATCTGGCACAAATCAAGCAATTCATCATCCCGAAGGGAAGGAAGTTTCAGGGCCGTATCAAAATTCCTGTCAAAGAACACTTCTGGCGCGTTTTCCTGAGACGGAACCCCTGCCACTTCAGCAAGAAAAATCGCCTTCAATTTGCGTTTGCGGCTTGATTGCGCTGAATTTTTAAGACCATCAAGTTCTTTTACATTCAACAACATCATATCATGCCTCAATACAGCGTACATTTGCCCAAAACATCGACCATCGTGTCTTTCACCCAGGTCTCCACAATGCCTGCTTTCAGGGCAGGTTCGTGCATATACCCGTTCTTGTGGCCCGTCCGGCGTGATTTGGGTACGCCAGCAACAAACCGCCCTGCACTGGCTGGTACCGTCATGTCGCCTGCACCGCTTGCGGAGGCTATTTTGAAATCCGTGCCAACCCAGCCACCGGAAATTTCCTTGTCCTCTTCACTGCCCCAAAGCAAATCCTCCCGACGATAATCATCGGTCCTGTCCGCCGAAACATCCTTTTCACTCACGTCCCGCCCCCATGACCCCAAAGGTTTCGCGCTCTCCCAATCAACCCGGTCATAGGTTTTAAGGCCCGGATCATCGCTGTAGCAAAGATAGGTTACTTCGTGGAAATCGCCGGCAGCCGCGATTTTGTCGTGATACTTTTCTGCTTTCCTATTAATATCTATAAAATAATCAAACGGAGCGGTATGCTGAGGCAAGTCCTCCATCCCCTCTGGAAACAACCAGTCCGGATTTGCCGCCCGATACATCCGATCCTCGCGACGATAGATTTCGGTATAAGGATTACTTTTAGGTAATTCGATAAATGGTTCGTCATCCGACATCCATCTAACCGCCCAATTCCGCTCTGGATTTTGAACCGTCAGCCATTGAGCCTTGCCACTATTGTCCTTGTAACGTTTGTTCGGCAATAATTCCTGCCCGCCCGGCATATGCCCCAAAATGGACGTTACCAATTGCCCCTGACGCCCCAAAACCACATATCCGGCCC belongs to Thalassospira sp. TSL5-1 and includes:
- a CDS encoding alpha/beta hydrolase, which produces MKLIRSILVLGVMVILAGCSNVAARHEVRTRLAADAGWQAGVVKAGLFDIAAAWSPVQKGETLFVYLEGDGLAYVTAYRPAMDPTPTDPVALRMALQDIHLTGIAAQPVVYLARPCQYTMPEKGENCSRKYWTTARYAPEIIHSISLAIDQFKARFRARHLVLVGYSGGGALAVLLAAERQDVAGIVTVAGNLDLAYWAQRDGLTPLADSVDPARFAPQVADIAQLHFAGGQDDAVGPDVTRSYMAALPDRSKAEMVVMDQYDHHCCWARDWHEISRRPEFTRIPYWNGP
- a CDS encoding tetratricopeptide repeat protein, which translates into the protein MTDGTAMTPMPAATDGSAMEHKIRTALEKQEYATVEALCREMLVQSGPLHVWRWLVLALRHQGKAEEARPILEMLVEQVPGNLEIRFDLAEVLLLLGEFGRGWREYKYRYSLGHTQHMDRKVQKPLWDGRILRDKTLLVHDEQGFGDTFQFLRLIGVAKKRSQARIVLQIREEQQGFARRMEGIDEVILQGALPPPFDMHCHLMTLPMALGLKPQDLPGEIPYLKTDPARLEKWQNRLKDVPRPLVGLVWAGRPTHLNDANRSLSFAQLAPLGDAGVTFVSVQKGERADDAKKPPAGMKMISLSDEIEDFEDTAAIFQVLDLLLSVDSSPVHLAGALGCPAWVMLPFVPDWRWLLNRDDTPWYPSVRLFRQPRIGDWDSVINNMRVTLQEKFA